A region from the Desulfoglaeba alkanexedens ALDC genome encodes:
- a CDS encoding class II fumarate hydratase, translated as MEKRRIEKDSLGPVEVPADAYYGAQTQRAVENFAISGLRLPPEFIRALALIKKEAAEVNGELGWLAGDVSEAIARAAREVMEGRMADQFVVDVFQTGSATSTNMNMNEVLAGRANEILTGRRGGKFPVHPNDHVNLGQSSNDVIPTALHVAAWTAVRGRLIPALSGLRASLARKAEEFSDVVKIGRTHLQDAVVMTLGDEFSGYARQVDLGIRRLESTGERLEELALGGTAVGTGVNTHPEFAQRVIARLNEATGLSFREAANHFEAQAAQDAAVEASGALRTVAVSLIKIANDIRWLGSGPRCGIGEIRLPALQPGSSIMPGKVNPVIPEAVIQVGVQVLGNDATVAACGQWGFFELNTMLPVMAYNLLQSVEILAAAADVFRTRCVEGIEADRERCRTAVEQSLAMATYLVPRLGYDRAAEIAKAAYEQGKTVREAAIEGGWLSREEVEQALATLIPGRKHHGTD; from the coding sequence GTGGAGAAAAGGCGGATCGAAAAGGACTCACTGGGGCCGGTGGAAGTGCCGGCGGACGCCTACTACGGCGCCCAAACCCAGCGGGCGGTTGAAAACTTCGCCATCAGCGGCCTGCGGCTGCCCCCGGAGTTCATCCGGGCGCTCGCTTTGATCAAAAAGGAGGCGGCCGAGGTCAACGGGGAGCTGGGATGGCTCGCCGGAGACGTTTCAGAGGCCATTGCCCGGGCCGCTCGGGAAGTGATGGAAGGCCGCATGGCGGATCAGTTCGTCGTGGACGTTTTTCAGACCGGCTCGGCGACGTCCACCAACATGAACATGAACGAAGTGCTGGCCGGGCGGGCGAACGAAATCCTGACCGGCAGGCGGGGCGGGAAATTTCCGGTCCATCCCAACGACCACGTGAACCTGGGTCAGTCCAGTAACGATGTCATTCCCACGGCTCTTCACGTCGCCGCCTGGACGGCCGTCCGCGGCCGGTTGATTCCAGCCCTGTCCGGTCTTCGGGCGAGCCTCGCGCGTAAGGCGGAAGAATTTTCCGATGTGGTGAAAATCGGTCGAACCCACCTTCAGGACGCCGTTGTGATGACCCTGGGGGATGAATTCAGCGGCTACGCCCGGCAGGTGGACTTGGGGATCCGCCGGCTCGAATCCACAGGAGAACGGCTCGAAGAACTGGCGCTGGGAGGAACCGCCGTGGGCACCGGCGTGAACACCCACCCGGAGTTCGCCCAGCGCGTGATCGCCCGCCTGAACGAGGCCACCGGTCTCAGCTTCCGGGAGGCGGCCAATCATTTCGAAGCCCAGGCGGCCCAGGACGCCGCGGTGGAAGCGAGCGGAGCCCTGCGCACTGTGGCGGTGAGCCTCATCAAGATCGCCAACGACATCCGCTGGCTCGGTTCGGGACCCCGCTGCGGTATCGGTGAAATCCGCCTCCCCGCGCTTCAGCCGGGATCCTCCATCATGCCCGGCAAGGTGAATCCGGTCATTCCCGAAGCGGTGATCCAGGTTGGAGTCCAAGTCCTGGGAAACGACGCCACGGTCGCCGCCTGCGGCCAGTGGGGGTTCTTCGAATTGAACACCATGCTCCCCGTCATGGCCTATAACCTGCTCCAGTCCGTCGAAATCCTTGCGGCCGCCGCGGACGTCTTCCGCACCCGATGCGTGGAAGGGATCGAAGCCGACCGGGAAAGGTGTCGGACCGCCGTGGAACAGAGCCTCGCCATGGCCACCTATCTCGTTCCCCGGTTGGGCTACGACCGGGCGGCCGAGATCGCCAAGGCGGCCTACGAGCAGGGAAAGACCGTGCGCGAAGCGGCGATCGAAGGAGGGTGGCTTTCCAGGGAAGAGGTCGAGCAGGCTCTTGCCACGTTGATTCCAGGGAGGAAGCACCATGGAACAGATTGA
- a CDS encoding TIGR00730 family Rossman fold protein, producing MTELRKDDRPDTPPVRLQFTRTNGPVDDLIDGLMEQVGGIRHPQWVREMILAALKAGQENECAADLKLMNSTLKEMRFTAKVFSAYAGVKKVTVFGSARTRSGEPIYEMARLFGKQLSEAGYMVITGGGPGIMQAVNEGAGSERSFGVNIRLPFEQKSNPVVEGNPRSITYKYFFNRKVAFLKEADAVALFPGGFGTLDEAMETLTLLQTGKRYPLPLILIDEPGGTYWSHWERFIRNELLDRGLISAMDFRFFERVHSVDEAVRRINRFYRRYHSLRFVGERLVLRLQSPIPPEAAERLAREFADILQPGGGMTWGSALAEEADEPEIIHLPRLILDFNHKDFGRLRALIDLLNDA from the coding sequence ATGACCGAATTGCGTAAAGACGACAGGCCGGATACGCCTCCGGTAAGACTGCAGTTCACCCGAACCAACGGCCCCGTCGATGACCTCATCGATGGCCTGATGGAACAGGTCGGGGGCATCCGCCACCCGCAGTGGGTAAGGGAGATGATCCTTGCCGCGCTCAAAGCCGGCCAGGAAAACGAATGCGCCGCCGACCTAAAGCTCATGAACTCCACGCTCAAGGAAATGCGGTTCACCGCCAAGGTCTTTTCCGCCTACGCCGGAGTCAAAAAGGTGACGGTATTCGGTTCCGCTCGAACCAGGAGCGGGGAGCCGATCTACGAAATGGCCCGCCTCTTTGGAAAGCAGCTGAGCGAGGCCGGCTACATGGTCATAACGGGGGGAGGTCCGGGGATCATGCAGGCGGTGAACGAGGGTGCAGGGTCTGAACGGTCCTTTGGAGTGAACATCCGCCTGCCTTTTGAACAGAAATCCAACCCGGTGGTGGAGGGGAATCCCAGAAGCATCACCTACAAGTATTTTTTCAACCGGAAGGTGGCCTTCCTGAAGGAAGCGGACGCGGTGGCGCTTTTTCCGGGCGGGTTTGGAACCCTTGACGAAGCCATGGAGACCCTCACACTGCTCCAGACGGGGAAGCGCTACCCGCTTCCGTTGATCCTCATCGACGAACCGGGGGGCACCTACTGGTCCCACTGGGAACGTTTCATCCGAAACGAATTGCTCGACCGTGGACTCATCAGCGCAATGGATTTCCGTTTCTTCGAACGGGTCCATTCGGTGGACGAAGCCGTCCGGCGGATCAACCGGTTTTACCGCCGCTATCACAGTCTGCGTTTCGTGGGAGAGCGACTGGTCCTGCGCCTGCAGTCTCCCATTCCGCCGGAGGCGGCCGAGCGGCTGGCGCGTGAGTTCGCGGACATTCTGCAGCCGGGCGGCGGCATGACGTGGGGCAGTGCCCTCGCCGAAGAAGCAGACGAACCGGAAATCATCCATCTTCCGCGGCTGATCCTCGATTTCAACCACAAAGACTTCGGGCGTCTCAGAGCCCTCATCGACCTTCTGAACGACGCGTGA
- a CDS encoding radical SAM protein yields MVIRLSGEEGRKSFPCVLCGAQVPGAGASIGVCRRCLIDRWSESRERIEMHHARSRERFDLPVHVPESPGGLRCTLCMHGCCMGEGERGYCGIRSGSPESFRHDGRTRALVSWYHDPLPTNCVADWVCPGGTGAGFPRFSHEKGPEVGFYNLAVFFEACNLNCLYCQNWSFKCSSTMDRPWHTVDELVACVTAETSCICFFGGDPVPQLPFAIRVSERVLEKHAGRIHRICWETNGSMHPAWLKKIVGLSLRSGGCVKIDLKSWDPRIHYALCGCGNRPILENFARVARWIPLRSEPPLLVASTLLVPGYVGEEEVSRIAAFIAGLNPDIPYALLGFAPQFCMSDFSTTSREQADACVEAARRAGLRRVRLANRHLLC; encoded by the coding sequence ATGGTGATTAGACTTTCGGGCGAAGAGGGGCGCAAGAGCTTCCCGTGTGTTCTGTGTGGAGCCCAGGTGCCCGGTGCCGGAGCGAGCATCGGCGTGTGCCGCCGCTGCCTCATCGATCGGTGGAGTGAGAGTCGCGAACGGATTGAGATGCATCACGCGAGATCCCGGGAGCGTTTCGATCTTCCCGTTCATGTCCCGGAAAGTCCCGGCGGCCTGCGCTGCACGCTTTGCATGCACGGCTGCTGCATGGGGGAAGGCGAACGGGGATATTGCGGTATCCGTTCCGGGTCACCGGAGAGCTTCCGGCACGACGGTCGTACGAGGGCCCTGGTTTCCTGGTACCACGATCCTCTGCCCACCAACTGCGTGGCCGACTGGGTATGCCCGGGCGGCACAGGGGCTGGTTTTCCTCGGTTTTCCCACGAAAAGGGTCCCGAGGTCGGCTTCTACAACCTGGCCGTGTTTTTCGAAGCCTGCAATCTCAACTGCCTGTACTGCCAGAACTGGAGCTTCAAATGCAGCTCCACCATGGACCGTCCCTGGCACACCGTGGACGAACTGGTTGCGTGCGTCACCGCAGAAACGAGCTGCATCTGCTTTTTCGGAGGAGACCCTGTTCCTCAGCTTCCATTCGCCATCCGGGTGTCCGAAAGAGTCCTTGAAAAACATGCCGGTCGCATTCATCGCATTTGCTGGGAGACCAACGGCAGCATGCATCCCGCCTGGTTGAAGAAAATCGTGGGGCTTTCCCTGCGTTCGGGCGGTTGCGTGAAGATCGACTTGAAGTCGTGGGATCCCCGCATTCACTATGCCCTTTGCGGCTGCGGCAACCGTCCCATACTGGAAAATTTCGCCCGTGTGGCCCGCTGGATTCCCTTGCGCTCCGAGCCGCCGCTGCTGGTGGCCAGCACGCTTCTCGTCCCTGGATACGTGGGCGAAGAAGAGGTCTCCCGGATCGCCGCATTCATCGCCGGGTTGAACCCGGACATCCCCTACGCCCTGCTGGGTTTCGCACCCCAGTTCTGCATGAGCGATTTCTCGACCACATCGCGTGAACAGGCGGATGCCTGTGTTGAGGCCGCCCGCAGGGCCGGCCTCCGGCGCGTGCGCCTTGCCAATCGCCATCTTTTGTGTTGA
- a CDS encoding AmpG family muropeptide MFS transporter, producing MLFSWVKVYASRRVICLLGLGFSSGLPLALTASTLQAWMASEHVDLRVIGIFSLVGLPYTLKVCWSPLLDRYSPGFLGRRRGWIFITQLLLAAGIIALGFASPATFPWTVASLALAVAFFSASQDIAVDAYRADVLPDRERGAGAATSVVGYRVAMLTSGALALVLSDHVPWNRVYGLMGCLMLANALWTLAAPEPADGNDAAAPKTLKDAVWEPLRAYFHRSGAVEMLFFIMVFKLGDAIAGAMTTPFLLDLGFTRTDVGTVNKAFGLLSTILGTLAGGGIITRIGIHRSLWIFAFLQAVSNFAFTGLALLGKNYPAMVAAVGIENVCGGLGTAAFIAFLMSLCDRRFTATQYALLSSLTAVTRVLAGAPTGFMAESMGWPLFYAVSTLGAVPGIVLLPRFAPWKALDPAP from the coding sequence ATGCTTTTTTCATGGGTCAAGGTTTACGCCAGCCGGAGAGTGATCTGCCTTCTGGGTCTTGGATTCTCTTCCGGCCTTCCTCTGGCTCTCACCGCCTCCACGCTTCAGGCCTGGATGGCCAGCGAGCATGTGGACCTTCGAGTGATCGGGATCTTTTCCCTGGTGGGACTCCCCTACACCCTGAAGGTATGCTGGTCGCCGCTCCTGGACCGGTACAGCCCGGGTTTCCTCGGCCGCCGCCGCGGCTGGATTTTCATCACCCAGCTCCTTCTTGCGGCCGGGATCATCGCCCTGGGCTTTGCATCACCCGCCACCTTTCCCTGGACCGTGGCGTCTCTCGCCCTGGCCGTCGCCTTTTTCAGCGCCAGCCAGGATATCGCTGTGGACGCCTACCGCGCCGACGTGCTTCCGGACCGCGAACGAGGCGCCGGGGCCGCAACCAGCGTGGTGGGCTACCGGGTCGCCATGCTCACTTCAGGAGCCTTGGCGCTGGTGCTTTCGGATCATGTGCCCTGGAACCGGGTCTACGGCCTCATGGGCTGCCTCATGCTTGCCAATGCCTTGTGGACTCTTGCCGCACCCGAGCCCGCGGACGGAAACGACGCCGCCGCCCCAAAAACCCTCAAGGACGCCGTATGGGAACCGCTCCGAGCCTACTTCCACCGATCGGGAGCGGTGGAGATGCTCTTTTTCATCATGGTGTTCAAGCTGGGAGACGCCATCGCCGGAGCCATGACCACTCCCTTTCTTCTGGATTTAGGGTTCACTCGGACCGATGTGGGAACGGTCAACAAGGCGTTCGGACTTCTTTCGACCATTTTGGGCACCCTGGCCGGAGGCGGCATCATCACCCGGATCGGCATCCACCGGTCGCTCTGGATCTTCGCCTTCCTCCAGGCAGTCTCCAATTTTGCTTTCACCGGCCTCGCCCTTCTCGGGAAGAACTACCCGGCCATGGTTGCGGCCGTCGGGATCGAAAACGTCTGCGGCGGCCTGGGAACCGCCGCCTTCATCGCATTTCTCATGAGTCTCTGCGACCGCCGCTTCACCGCCACCCAGTATGCACTCCTTTCGAGTCTCACGGCCGTAACCCGCGTCCTTGCGGGAGCGCCCACGGGTTTCATGGCCGAGTCCATGGGATGGCCGCTCTTTTACGCCGTGTCCACACTGGGAGCCGTCCCGGGCATCGTGCTCCTCCCACGCTTCGCTCCCTGGAAAGCCCTGGACCCTGCCCCTTAG
- a CDS encoding sugar phosphate isomerase/epimerase family protein, translated as MIDYITPEAVRLLEHVHVNLPWEMFDRFRDLVVERRIHVEIGFSAVDLDGVSRRRLEEASALLANAGCRITLHAPFWELCPGSSDPLIRQVTLLRLHQFLDVAAVLQPAQVVCHTGYDPRHHEGMKARWIERSLPVWEALADRAGRIGVRILLENVWEPEPSLHRELLSRLPSEYLGFCLDVGHQHCFSEAPLDVWLEALSSRLGELHLHDNDGRRDDHLPVGRGTVDFGTLFKFLSERRITPLLTLEPHREDHLWESLEGLSRVIGEGFGGAERAGTGGFRR; from the coding sequence ATGATCGACTACATAACGCCCGAGGCCGTGCGACTTCTCGAACACGTCCATGTGAACCTGCCATGGGAGATGTTTGATCGATTTAGGGACCTGGTGGTGGAACGCCGGATCCATGTGGAAATCGGGTTCAGCGCGGTGGATTTGGACGGAGTGTCCCGAAGGCGGTTGGAAGAAGCTTCGGCGCTCCTTGCCAACGCGGGTTGCCGAATCACGCTGCATGCTCCTTTCTGGGAGCTTTGCCCGGGGAGCTCGGACCCGCTGATCCGGCAGGTGACGCTTTTGCGGCTCCATCAATTCCTGGACGTTGCGGCGGTTTTGCAGCCCGCGCAGGTGGTGTGCCACACGGGCTACGATCCACGCCATCATGAGGGCATGAAGGCCCGGTGGATCGAAAGGAGCCTTCCGGTCTGGGAAGCCCTGGCGGATCGTGCGGGGCGGATCGGGGTCCGGATTCTCTTGGAAAACGTCTGGGAGCCCGAGCCTTCGCTCCACCGGGAACTCTTGTCCAGACTGCCGTCGGAGTACCTGGGATTCTGCCTGGACGTGGGCCACCAGCACTGTTTTTCAGAGGCGCCTCTTGATGTGTGGCTCGAGGCGCTTTCGAGCCGTCTCGGCGAACTTCATTTGCACGACAACGACGGCCGGCGGGACGATCATCTTCCCGTCGGTCGGGGTACCGTGGATTTCGGAACGCTTTTCAAGTTCCTGTCGGAACGACGGATAACGCCACTTCTGACCTTGGAACCGCACCGGGAAGACCACTTGTGGGAAAGCCTCGAGGGGTTGAGCCGGGTGATCGGCGAAGGCTTTGGAGGTGCTGAACGGGCAGGGACTGGTGGATTCAGGAGGTGA
- a CDS encoding cupin domain-containing protein has translation MKIATAADAPATRFENAPAKGVTGRVLIGKADGADKFCMRLFELDPDGHTPKHQHDWEHEIFIHAGSGAVLRNGQWVPVQPGTAVFIPANEEHQIRNTGDAPLVFICLIPAGPPEL, from the coding sequence ATGAAAATCGCCACAGCCGCCGACGCACCCGCCACCCGCTTCGAAAACGCCCCCGCCAAGGGAGTGACCGGCCGCGTGCTCATCGGCAAAGCCGACGGCGCCGACAAGTTCTGCATGAGACTGTTCGAACTGGACCCCGACGGCCACACCCCCAAACACCAGCACGACTGGGAACACGAGATTTTTATCCACGCTGGAAGCGGCGCCGTTTTGAGAAACGGCCAGTGGGTCCCTGTGCAACCGGGAACCGCCGTGTTCATTCCCGCCAACGAAGAACATCAGATCCGAAACACCGGGGACGCCCCCCTGGTCTTCATCTGCCTCATCCCGGCGGGCCCCCCCGAACTCTGA
- a CDS encoding acetoacetate--CoA ligase → MAKKIPLWEPSEERKQSANITRFMERVNRRHGKSFGTYWDLYDWSVESIPEFWSAVWDFVEIKASVPYDTVVDDLNRFPGARWFPGARLNFAENLLRYRDDRIAFKFIGETQHEKTMTYAELYATVARLAESLRELGVEPGDRVVGYMPNLMETAIAMLAATSIGAVWSSCATDIGAQAALDRLGQVEPKVLFTVDGYFYKGKVFHSYANAVEVARAIPSLKKVVVVSYAGTRPDLSAIPNAVRYEDFLSPEKGLELSFEQLPFDHPVFIMFSSGTTGKPKCMVQGAGGILINQLKELIIHSDLKREDTILYITTCSWMMWNWLISSLGAGATVVLYDGNPMYPDPAAMWKLAQDHSITVFGLSASYVYALRAQGLSPGKQYDLSALKQISQTGSPLSAEGFEYVYSDIKKDLHFNSISGGTDLNGCFAIGSPILPVYAGELQSPGLGMKVKAYDENGKHVWDQQAELVCEAPAPPMPLYFWNDPDGTKYREAYFDVYPGVWRHGDYIVMHSDTRGITFYGRSDAVLKPSGVRIGTAEIYNQVEKLPEIADSLAIGQNRQGDQRIVLFVKLNEGYRLDDALKQKIRQTLKEKASPRHVPAVIMEMPDAPYTFNMKKVESAVTNILHGRPVTNRDALMNPEVLDYFERIKPELEK, encoded by the coding sequence ATGGCGAAGAAGATCCCTCTTTGGGAACCATCTGAAGAGCGCAAGCAGTCGGCCAACATCACCCGTTTCATGGAACGTGTGAACCGCCGCCACGGGAAGTCGTTTGGCACCTACTGGGATCTGTACGACTGGTCGGTGGAATCCATCCCGGAATTTTGGAGCGCGGTCTGGGATTTCGTAGAGATCAAGGCTTCGGTCCCTTACGATACCGTGGTGGACGACTTGAACCGATTTCCCGGCGCCCGATGGTTTCCGGGAGCACGCCTGAACTTCGCCGAGAACCTGCTCCGCTACCGCGACGACCGGATAGCCTTCAAGTTCATAGGCGAGACTCAACACGAGAAGACGATGACCTACGCGGAGTTGTATGCCACCGTGGCCCGGCTGGCCGAATCGCTTCGAGAACTGGGCGTAGAGCCCGGGGATCGCGTGGTGGGATACATGCCCAACCTGATGGAAACGGCGATCGCCATGCTGGCCGCCACCAGTATCGGAGCCGTCTGGTCTTCGTGCGCCACGGATATCGGGGCCCAAGCCGCCCTGGACCGCCTCGGCCAGGTAGAGCCCAAGGTGCTCTTCACGGTGGACGGCTACTTCTACAAAGGCAAGGTGTTTCATTCCTACGCCAACGCCGTGGAAGTGGCCCGCGCCATCCCGTCGCTCAAGAAGGTGGTGGTCGTGTCCTACGCCGGCACCCGGCCCGACCTGTCCGCGATCCCCAACGCCGTAAGATACGAAGATTTCCTCAGCCCGGAAAAAGGCCTGGAACTCTCTTTCGAACAGCTCCCGTTCGATCACCCGGTGTTCATCATGTTCTCCTCGGGGACCACCGGCAAGCCCAAATGCATGGTCCAGGGGGCCGGCGGCATCCTCATCAATCAACTGAAGGAACTCATCATCCACTCGGACCTCAAACGAGAAGACACCATTCTATACATCACCACCTGCAGCTGGATGATGTGGAACTGGCTGATCAGTTCCCTGGGAGCCGGCGCGACGGTGGTCCTCTACGACGGCAATCCCATGTACCCGGACCCCGCGGCCATGTGGAAGCTTGCCCAGGACCACTCCATCACGGTATTCGGGCTGAGCGCGAGCTACGTCTACGCCCTCCGCGCCCAGGGCTTGAGCCCCGGCAAGCAATACGACCTTTCGGCTCTCAAGCAAATCTCCCAGACCGGTTCCCCGCTTTCCGCCGAGGGTTTCGAATACGTCTACAGCGACATCAAGAAGGACCTCCACTTCAATTCCATTTCGGGCGGCACCGACCTCAACGGATGCTTCGCCATCGGCAGCCCCATCCTTCCCGTCTACGCCGGGGAACTGCAGAGCCCGGGACTCGGCATGAAAGTGAAGGCCTACGACGAAAACGGCAAACACGTCTGGGATCAACAGGCCGAGCTCGTCTGTGAAGCCCCTGCACCTCCCATGCCGCTCTATTTCTGGAACGACCCCGACGGAACCAAGTACCGAGAAGCCTACTTCGACGTCTACCCGGGCGTATGGCGCCACGGAGACTACATCGTCATGCACAGCGACACCCGCGGCATCACCTTCTACGGTCGTTCCGACGCGGTGTTGAAACCTTCCGGCGTTCGCATCGGCACGGCTGAAATCTACAACCAGGTGGAAAAACTTCCGGAGATCGCCGACAGCCTGGCTATCGGCCAGAACCGGCAGGGAGACCAGCGGATCGTCCTTTTCGTCAAGCTCAACGAAGGCTACCGTCTGGATGACGCGCTGAAACAAAAGATCCGCCAGACCCTCAAGGAAAAGGCGTCGCCTCGGCATGTTCCGGCCGTCATCATGGAAATGCCGGACGCTCCGTACACCTTCAACATGAAAAAAGTGGAAAGCGCGGTCACCAACATACTTCACGGGCGGCCCGTGACCAACCGGGATGCCCTGATGAACCCGGAAGTGCTGGATTATTTCGAACGGATCAAGCCGGAACTGGAGAAGTGA
- a CDS encoding universal stress protein, whose translation MEHRVLVAVDHSENAFRAVEYVGKVMRHHPEAHITLHHVILSPSPDIVPEEEKRKEQVAAMRAETLTVLERMGRRLTELGFPEKSIRLHVQVCREAKSIVDLLLHQQRAGRFGTVVVGRRGMSKREEFLFGSVSSKIIREARNCAVWVVE comes from the coding sequence ATGGAACACAGGGTGCTGGTGGCCGTTGATCATTCCGAAAACGCTTTCCGGGCGGTGGAATACGTAGGAAAAGTCATGCGGCATCATCCCGAGGCGCACATCACTCTTCATCATGTGATCCTTTCGCCTTCCCCGGACATCGTTCCGGAAGAGGAGAAGCGGAAGGAGCAGGTGGCGGCCATGCGTGCGGAAACCCTCACAGTTCTGGAGCGCATGGGGCGCCGGCTGACGGAACTGGGTTTTCCGGAAAAAAGCATCCGCCTTCACGTACAAGTGTGCCGCGAAGCCAAGAGCATCGTGGATTTGCTCCTCCACCAGCAGCGGGCGGGGCGTTTCGGGACCGTGGTGGTGGGACGGCGCGGGATGAGCAAACGCGAAGAATTTCTTTTCGGGAGTGTTTCCAGCAAGATCATTCGGGAAGCCCGCAACTGCGCCGTCTGGGTGGTGGAGTAG
- a CDS encoding serine/threonine protein kinase has product MMEAQLRERIKEFSRFAPRGSLRVHRNTSEFMEIRPDDVIELEGRFFLVRGEESEGRFGLDGEPKFWVKRAVDLEDGAPHILKLVFHETFIMKLGEQRIRCYRSPQKESRILEKVKGHPHFMQGVTLYDEAGNPVRVIERIRGASFYEFINGLDLDHRRYFLEVFPEIFEKVLASFEAIATLHRMGEIHGDVRNDHILIERQTGLYRWIDFDYAYEWTEQPFGVDLFGLGNILLFAVGKGFHTIDMLGMGAGGVPAQTAEPLTADDFSLFFPNRLMNLRKIFPYIPDSLNHVLMYFSSGAEVFYEEAEEMIADLHHCKELCRREVFHGTQGAGGR; this is encoded by the coding sequence ATGATGGAAGCGCAGCTCAGAGAACGCATCAAGGAATTCAGCCGGTTTGCTCCCCGTGGTTCGCTTCGCGTTCATCGCAACACAAGTGAGTTCATGGAGATTCGTCCGGACGACGTCATTGAGCTGGAAGGGCGGTTTTTTCTGGTCCGGGGCGAAGAATCCGAAGGGCGCTTCGGCCTGGACGGGGAACCCAAGTTCTGGGTGAAGCGCGCGGTGGATCTTGAAGACGGCGCGCCGCACATCTTGAAGCTCGTTTTCCACGAAACCTTTATCATGAAGCTCGGTGAGCAGCGGATCCGTTGCTATCGGAGTCCTCAAAAGGAATCCCGGATCCTGGAGAAGGTAAAGGGGCACCCACATTTCATGCAGGGAGTCACCCTTTACGATGAGGCGGGCAACCCGGTGAGGGTCATCGAGCGCATTCGTGGTGCGTCTTTCTACGAGTTCATCAACGGGCTCGACCTGGACCACAGGCGATATTTCCTCGAAGTCTTCCCGGAGATCTTCGAAAAGGTCCTCGCCTCCTTCGAAGCCATCGCCACGCTGCACCGGATGGGAGAAATCCACGGCGACGTCCGAAACGACCACATCCTCATCGAGCGCCAGACAGGACTGTATCGCTGGATTGACTTCGATTACGCTTACGAGTGGACGGAGCAGCCTTTCGGCGTGGACCTTTTCGGACTGGGAAATATCCTGTTGTTCGCGGTGGGTAAAGGGTTTCATACCATCGACATGCTGGGTATGGGGGCGGGCGGCGTTCCCGCCCAGACGGCGGAGCCTCTCACGGCGGACGATTTTTCCCTCTTCTTTCCCAATCGGCTCATGAATCTTCGGAAGATCTTTCCGTACATACCGGACAGTTTGAACCATGTTCTGATGTATTTTTCGAGCGGAGCGGAGGTATTCTACGAAGAGGCGGAGGAAATGATCGCCGACCTCCATCATTGCAAGGAATTGTGCCGACGCGAGGTGTTTCATGGAACACAGGGTGCTGGTGGCCGTTGA
- a CDS encoding DUF4389 domain-containing protein, whose amino-acid sequence MEQIENAQPGRRDIAVRFLYSVLYFVIFELVKTVVQLTVAVQYVLLFTTRKPSEPLRRFSNRVAAYACRLLRYLTLNENLRPFPFSDFPPELEPMEFPVTFR is encoded by the coding sequence ATGGAACAGATTGAAAACGCACAGCCCGGCAGAAGAGACATCGCAGTGCGGTTCCTCTACTCCGTTCTTTATTTCGTGATCTTTGAACTGGTAAAGACCGTGGTCCAGCTGACCGTCGCGGTCCAGTACGTGCTCCTTTTTACCACCCGAAAACCCAGCGAGCCGCTCCGGCGTTTTTCCAACCGCGTGGCCGCCTACGCCTGCCGACTGCTGCGATACCTCACATTGAACGAAAACCTCCGTCCTTTTCCCTTTTCGGACTTCCCGCCGGAGCTGGAACCCATGGAATTCCCCGTCACGTTTCGATGA